One genomic region from Candidatus Hydrogenedentota bacterium encodes:
- the ispH gene encoding 4-hydroxy-3-methylbut-2-enyl diphosphate reductase: protein MKILLATPRGFCAGVERAIKCVERALELYGAPVYVLNDIVHNEHVVNELREQGAVFVKRLEDVPAGSHLLFSAHGVSPSRWEEAKERGLDVVDATCPLVAKVHNEARRFADKDFTIILVGEPGHDETIGTMGWAPGHIIRVFTVEEVENLEVPDPEKVAYVTQTTLSVDDCSRVIEALSKRFPKIVGPRSGDICYATQNRQAAVNALSSQVDLVLVVGDRASANSTRLAEVCLAKGIPAYLISSAEMIREEWLEGVESILLTSGASAPERLVQGVIEFFKSRGPCDVEEGEVVHEDVHFKLPPAIA, encoded by the coding sequence ATGAAGATTCTGCTTGCTACCCCTCGCGGTTTTTGCGCAGGAGTGGAGCGTGCCATCAAGTGTGTCGAGCGCGCTCTGGAACTGTATGGCGCGCCCGTGTACGTCTTGAACGATATCGTCCACAATGAACACGTGGTCAACGAGCTGCGGGAACAGGGGGCCGTGTTTGTGAAACGGCTCGAGGATGTGCCGGCTGGCTCGCACTTGCTGTTCAGCGCCCATGGAGTGTCGCCGTCCCGCTGGGAAGAGGCCAAAGAGCGGGGCCTCGATGTCGTCGACGCTACCTGTCCGTTGGTGGCCAAGGTGCACAACGAGGCGCGCCGGTTTGCCGATAAGGACTTCACGATCATCCTGGTTGGGGAACCCGGTCACGACGAGACCATCGGCACCATGGGTTGGGCGCCGGGGCATATCATCCGCGTGTTCACTGTCGAAGAAGTGGAGAATCTGGAAGTCCCTGATCCGGAAAAGGTTGCTTATGTGACGCAAACGACCTTGAGCGTCGACGATTGCAGCCGGGTCATCGAGGCCCTCTCGAAACGCTTTCCCAAGATCGTGGGTCCCCGTTCTGGCGACATCTGTTACGCAACCCAGAACCGGCAGGCCGCGGTGAACGCCTTGTCTTCGCAGGTTGATCTTGTTCTTGTGGTGGGGGACCGCGCCAGCGCGAATTCGACGCGTCTCGCCGAGGTCTGCCTCGCCAAGGGGATCCCCGCCTACCTCATTTCGTCCGCGGAGATGATTCGTGAGGAGTGGCTGGAAGGGGTTGAATCCATCTTGCTGACTTCTGGCGCGTCGGCTCCCGAGCGGCTGGTCCAGGGAGTCATCGAGTTCTTCAAGTCCCGCGGCCCGTGTGACGTTGAAGAAGGAGAGGTGGTTCACGAGGACGTGCATTTCAAATTGCCGCCCGCGATTGCGTAG
- a CDS encoding sodium/solute symporter (Members of the Solute:Sodium Symporter (SSS), TC 2.A.21 as described in tcdb.org, catalyze solute:Na+ symport. Known solutes for members of the family include sugars, amino acids, nucleosides, inositols, vitamins, urea or anions, depending on the system.): protein MQLSVLDIAVFLGFFAVVIAFSMYKSRKERTSEDYFLASRGLIWPLIGFSIVAANLSTEQFVGMAGQGAGAVGLAVSNWQLSGSVAIVLVAFFFLPRLLRHGLYTMPEYLEYRYNALARALMAVCTVIIYVTVTITAVLYSGGITLKTIFGLELHYAIWLIGGIAALYTVWGGLKAVAWADLFQGGALLAAGFITMVLGFKAIGGVEPFLAGSAGRLHMILPHDHPELPWTSLLAGIWIPNFYYCGLNQFIVQRTLAAKNLRQGQLGVIFAGGLWLLVPFVIVFPGIMALQLYGGQMETADQAYPILIRNLIPMGLRGFIFAAIAGAVISSLASMLNSASTIFTMDLYKRHLNQNASQRSLVFIGRAATLACVVLGCLVAPILADPRFGGVFSFIQKFQGYISPGILAAFVFGFAVHRAPGAAGVAALLGSPVIYGILDFVWGERLAYLNQMALTFGLVIAIMTGITLVAPLKEPKALPVRQEFDTRLSPVVLAAGIAVIAGVALFYAVFW from the coding sequence ATGCAGCTCAGTGTTCTCGACATCGCCGTTTTTCTGGGATTCTTTGCCGTGGTCATCGCCTTCAGCATGTACAAGAGCAGGAAGGAGAGGACCAGCGAAGACTACTTTCTCGCCAGCCGCGGTTTGATCTGGCCCCTTATCGGCTTCTCGATTGTCGCGGCAAACCTCTCGACCGAACAGTTTGTGGGCATGGCGGGCCAGGGCGCGGGCGCTGTCGGCCTGGCTGTCAGCAACTGGCAGCTTTCCGGCTCGGTCGCGATCGTCCTCGTCGCCTTCTTCTTCCTGCCCCGGCTTCTGCGCCACGGTCTCTATACCATGCCCGAGTACCTCGAGTACCGCTACAACGCGCTCGCCCGCGCTCTCATGGCGGTGTGTACGGTCATCATCTACGTCACCGTGACCATCACGGCGGTGCTGTACTCGGGCGGCATCACGCTGAAAACCATCTTTGGTCTCGAGCTTCACTACGCAATTTGGTTGATCGGCGGCATCGCGGCGCTCTACACCGTGTGGGGCGGGCTCAAGGCGGTGGCGTGGGCCGACCTGTTCCAGGGAGGCGCGTTGCTCGCCGCCGGATTCATCACCATGGTGCTCGGATTCAAAGCAATCGGCGGCGTCGAACCATTCCTGGCAGGAAGCGCCGGGCGTCTTCATATGATCCTGCCGCACGACCATCCCGAGTTGCCGTGGACCAGCCTCCTGGCCGGAATCTGGATACCCAACTTCTACTACTGCGGCCTCAATCAATTCATCGTGCAGCGGACCCTCGCCGCCAAGAACCTGCGTCAGGGGCAGCTCGGCGTCATTTTCGCCGGGGGACTCTGGCTTCTGGTACCCTTCGTCATCGTATTCCCAGGCATCATGGCGCTCCAGCTCTACGGCGGGCAGATGGAGACAGCGGACCAGGCTTATCCCATACTTATCCGCAACCTGATCCCCATGGGTCTGCGCGGATTTATCTTCGCGGCGATCGCGGGGGCGGTCATCAGCTCCCTCGCGTCCATGCTCAACAGCGCATCAACCATCTTCACCATGGACCTCTACAAACGCCACCTCAATCAGAACGCGTCTCAGCGCAGCCTCGTTTTCATCGGCCGCGCGGCGACGCTTGCGTGCGTGGTACTCGGGTGCCTTGTGGCGCCGATCCTCGCGGACCCGCGCTTCGGCGGCGTATTCAGCTTCATCCAGAAGTTCCAGGGCTACATATCGCCGGGTATTCTGGCGGCGTTCGTATTTGGCTTTGCCGTGCATCGCGCGCCCGGGGCCGCGGGCGTCGCGGCCCTGCTCGGCAGTCCCGTCATCTACGGCATCCTGGACTTCGTCTGGGGAGAACGGCTCGCCTATCTCAACCAGATGGCGCTCACCTTCGGTCTTGTCATCGCGATTATGACCGGGATTACCCTCGTGGCCCCTTTGAAAGAGCCGAAAGCGTTGCCTGTCCGCCAGGAATTTGACACGCGGCTCTCCCCCGTGGTGCTGGCGGCGGGTATCGCCGTCATTGCGGGCGTGGCGTTGTTCTACGCGGTTTTCTGGTGA
- a CDS encoding NPCBM/NEW2 domain-containing protein, whose product MRPAILSLALYATTVLIPAADAAEARTLWMDELDLSPIRQGWGEPQARKSVVGGTIEMTGKTFDRGVGSHAPGVIYVELDGTAERFQAVAGVDDETLNRGSITIKIYSDDKKLFESGVLRGGQPPVEIDLAIAGAKRLVLVMGQGGDDQSYDHVDWADARFTVAGAAPTIVPRPQEEQVIRTPAPPNEPRINGTRVYGVRPGSPFIYRIPATGDRPMRFAVQNLPGGLAVDENQGIISGSIADRTPRSYDMTFVAENGRGTVERGFRIVVGGKLALTPPMGWNHWYTFYQTITGEIVRQAADAMVTSGMADAGYHYVNIDDCWMNAPEHADPNRVGPLRDENGNMLPNSYFPDMPALVEYIHAKGLKAGLYTSPGPLTCGRFAGSYGHERQDAELYARWGFDFLKYDWCSYSEVAKDDSLEELKKPYILMGDILKTLDRDIVLNLCQYGMGDVWKWGEEVGGQCWRTAGDLGFELDRYHAVAQRNAGFREYAHPGAWNDPDYLLLGVVGSRLSDWKPAPCPLTPNQQYSYMSLWVLMASPLFFTGDMSRLDAFTLNVLCNPEVVDINQDPLGDQGYPVIEGEEWEVWEKKLEDGSAAVGLFNRSEIAQTVTARWKDLKLEGRQAVRDVWRQKDLGEFDEEFSVEVGRLGVELLRVRPAK is encoded by the coding sequence ATGAGGCCGGCAATCCTGTCTCTTGCGCTCTATGCGACCACCGTTCTGATTCCCGCGGCGGACGCCGCCGAAGCCCGCACCCTGTGGATGGACGAACTCGACCTCAGCCCCATACGCCAAGGATGGGGAGAACCCCAGGCGCGCAAGTCGGTCGTGGGCGGCACAATTGAGATGACCGGCAAGACCTTCGACCGCGGCGTGGGCTCCCATGCGCCGGGGGTCATCTATGTCGAGCTGGACGGAACGGCCGAGCGGTTTCAGGCCGTGGCAGGCGTCGACGACGAGACCCTGAACCGCGGCAGCATCACCATCAAGATCTACAGCGACGACAAGAAGCTCTTCGAGAGCGGCGTGCTTCGCGGCGGCCAGCCGCCCGTCGAAATCGACCTCGCTATCGCGGGAGCGAAGCGGCTCGTTCTGGTCATGGGCCAGGGCGGCGACGACCAGAGCTACGACCACGTGGACTGGGCGGACGCCCGGTTCACCGTTGCGGGCGCGGCTCCCACAATCGTCCCGCGCCCCCAGGAAGAACAAGTCATCCGCACACCTGCGCCGCCGAACGAGCCGCGCATCAATGGCACGCGGGTATATGGCGTGCGCCCGGGCTCGCCCTTCATCTACCGCATCCCGGCGACCGGCGACCGGCCCATGCGGTTTGCAGTCCAGAACTTGCCCGGCGGCCTCGCCGTTGATGAGAACCAGGGCATCATATCCGGATCGATCGCGGACCGCACGCCCCGAAGTTACGACATGACCTTCGTGGCCGAAAACGGCCGCGGGACGGTCGAGCGCGGATTCCGCATCGTCGTCGGCGGCAAACTGGCGCTCACTCCGCCCATGGGATGGAACCATTGGTACACCTTCTACCAGACCATCACCGGCGAGATCGTGCGGCAGGCCGCGGACGCCATGGTCACCTCGGGCATGGCTGACGCCGGCTACCACTACGTGAACATCGACGATTGCTGGATGAACGCCCCGGAACACGCCGACCCCAACCGGGTAGGGCCCCTGCGCGACGAAAACGGCAACATGCTGCCAAACTCGTATTTCCCGGATATGCCCGCCCTCGTTGAATACATCCACGCCAAGGGATTGAAAGCAGGCTTATACACCTCGCCCGGCCCCCTCACCTGCGGGCGGTTCGCGGGAAGCTACGGGCACGAGCGCCAGGACGCCGAACTTTACGCCCGTTGGGGTTTCGATTTTCTCAAGTACGACTGGTGCTCGTATTCCGAGGTCGCCAAGGACGACAGCCTCGAGGAACTCAAGAAACCGTACATCCTGATGGGGGACATTCTAAAAACGCTCGACCGCGACATCGTGCTCAACCTCTGCCAGTACGGCATGGGCGACGTGTGGAAATGGGGCGAGGAGGTTGGCGGCCAGTGCTGGCGCACGGCGGGCGATTTGGGTTTCGAACTCGACCGTTATCACGCCGTGGCCCAGCGGAACGCCGGTTTCCGCGAATATGCCCACCCGGGCGCCTGGAACGACCCCGACTACCTTCTGCTCGGCGTCGTCGGAAGCAGGCTCAGCGATTGGAAACCCGCCCCGTGCCCGCTGACGCCCAACCAGCAGTACTCCTACATGTCGCTCTGGGTGCTGATGGCGTCGCCGCTCTTCTTTACGGGCGACATGAGCCGCCTGGATGCATTCACGCTCAACGTACTGTGCAATCCCGAGGTGGTTGACATCAACCAAGACCCCTTGGGCGACCAGGGCTATCCTGTCATCGAGGGCGAGGAATGGGAGGTCTGGGAAAAGAAGCTCGAGGACGGCTCGGCAGCCGTCGGACTGTTCAATCGGTCGGAGATTGCGCAAACCGTGACCGCGCGATGGAAAGACCTCAAGTTGGAGGGCAGACAAGCCGTGCGCGACGTGTGGCGTCAAAAGGACCTCGGCGAATTCGACGAAGAATTCAGCGTCGAAGTCGGCCGTCTGGGCGTCGAACTGCTCCGGGTACGCCCCGCCAAGTAG
- the recO gene encoding DNA repair protein RecO — protein MSQERTEAVVLRGVDFSETSRIVTFLTPGRGKMACMAAGARRARSSLSGVLDTFNRLEVVFYWKDGRSVQKLAEAALLDGYPQLKTDLEKLVYAAFPLEIAYKVAQENEPSEALYSTLVEGLRSMAGWQGDVRTHAAWQAVHLLSAAGFEMTLAPRGSRDRVSFSFEHGVLSPSQPGDKWLDAREYDGLCALAAARGACPDIRDSGAVFAVLRGYAVRHVETSFRSLRVIDQVSAHTTRQE, from the coding sequence GTGTCACAGGAACGAACAGAGGCCGTGGTGCTCCGGGGCGTGGATTTCAGCGAGACGAGCCGGATCGTGACGTTCTTGACGCCCGGCCGCGGGAAGATGGCATGTATGGCGGCGGGCGCACGGCGCGCCAGGAGCAGCCTGTCAGGCGTGTTGGATACGTTTAACCGCCTTGAGGTGGTGTTTTACTGGAAAGACGGGCGTTCAGTCCAGAAACTGGCTGAGGCGGCTCTTCTCGATGGGTATCCGCAGCTCAAAACGGACCTGGAGAAGCTGGTTTACGCGGCTTTTCCGCTCGAGATCGCATACAAGGTGGCCCAGGAGAACGAACCGTCCGAGGCGTTGTACTCGACGCTCGTCGAAGGGCTGCGTTCGATGGCGGGTTGGCAGGGCGATGTACGGACCCACGCGGCCTGGCAGGCAGTGCATTTGTTGTCGGCCGCGGGTTTCGAAATGACGCTGGCGCCGCGCGGGTCGCGGGACCGGGTTTCATTCTCGTTCGAACATGGCGTGTTGTCGCCGTCTCAACCCGGTGATAAGTGGTTGGATGCGCGGGAGTACGACGGCCTGTGCGCGTTGGCGGCAGCGCGCGGGGCGTGTCCCGACATTCGAGACAGCGGCGCGGTTTTTGCCGTGCTTCGCGGGTACGCCGTGCGGCATGTGGAGACGAGTTTTCGCAGTTTGCGCGTGATCGACCAGGTATCTGCGCATACCACGCGCCAGGAGTAA
- the lepA gene encoding translation elongation factor 4, with protein MAIPQKQIRNFSIIAHIDHGKSTLADRLLQFTGAVDQRNLREQTLDTMDLERERGITIKSVAVRLYYRARDGHDYVLNLIDTPGHVDFSYEVSRSLAACEGALLLVDAAQGVEAQTLAHAYRAIEQNLEIIPVINKVDLPSADIESARRQIEDVVGLDASEALLTSAKSGRGTQDVLEAIVKRVPPPAGDRERPARALIFDAKYDPYRGVVIYVRVVDGRLSKEQRIMLMANGERYEISELGFMTPESRPAEGLVAGEVGYLICGIKTLATVNIGDTVTDALRPAEKPLPGYKEILPVVFCGMYPAGTTDIQELRDALDKLHLNDASFKYQADNSDALGLGFRLGFLGLLHMDIVQERLEREFDLTLVTTVPNVEYHVYMTDGKIKVVQSASQMPESARIDRVEEPYIEVEIITPTEYLSAIIELCKKKRGVHVRVDYLDAKRCLAVYQMPLAEIVLDFYDKLKTFSRGYASLEYHMIGYREGDLVKLDILLNGEPVDALSTVVHRGSAEWIGRTLASKLRKLIPRQQFEVAIQAAIGNRILVRETVKPLRKNVTAKCYGGDITRKRKLLEKQKEGKRRMKRVGSVEVPQEAFMALLQVGDEGR; from the coding sequence ATGGCCATACCCCAGAAACAGATTCGCAATTTTTCGATCATCGCTCATATCGATCACGGCAAATCGACGTTGGCGGACCGGCTGCTTCAGTTCACGGGCGCGGTTGATCAACGGAATCTGCGCGAGCAGACGCTGGACACCATGGACCTGGAGCGCGAGCGCGGGATCACGATCAAGTCGGTGGCCGTTCGGTTGTATTACCGGGCGCGGGACGGACACGACTACGTGCTGAACCTGATCGACACGCCCGGGCACGTGGATTTTTCGTACGAGGTATCGCGCAGCCTGGCCGCGTGCGAGGGCGCATTGTTGCTGGTGGATGCGGCGCAGGGGGTCGAGGCACAGACTCTCGCCCATGCGTACAGGGCTATCGAACAGAACCTCGAGATCATCCCCGTCATCAACAAGGTCGATCTGCCCAGCGCCGACATCGAATCGGCTCGGCGTCAGATCGAGGACGTTGTTGGGCTGGATGCCAGCGAGGCTCTTCTGACGAGCGCGAAATCGGGCCGCGGCACGCAGGATGTTCTCGAGGCGATTGTGAAGCGTGTTCCGCCGCCTGCCGGCGACCGCGAGCGTCCGGCGCGGGCGTTGATCTTCGATGCGAAATATGATCCCTACCGCGGGGTGGTGATCTACGTGCGCGTGGTAGACGGCCGTCTCTCGAAAGAGCAGCGGATCATGCTGATGGCGAATGGCGAGCGGTATGAGATCTCCGAACTGGGGTTCATGACGCCCGAATCGCGGCCGGCCGAAGGGTTGGTGGCGGGAGAGGTCGGGTATCTCATCTGCGGGATCAAGACCCTGGCGACGGTGAACATCGGCGACACGGTGACGGACGCGTTGCGGCCGGCCGAGAAGCCCCTGCCGGGATACAAGGAGATTCTGCCTGTCGTATTCTGCGGCATGTACCCGGCGGGCACGACGGATATTCAGGAGCTGCGGGATGCACTCGACAAACTGCACCTGAATGATGCGTCGTTTAAGTATCAAGCGGACAACTCGGACGCGCTGGGCCTGGGATTCCGGCTTGGGTTCCTCGGCCTTCTTCATATGGACATCGTGCAGGAACGGCTTGAACGCGAATTCGATCTGACCCTGGTAACGACCGTTCCAAACGTGGAATACCATGTCTATATGACGGACGGTAAGATAAAGGTGGTACAAAGCGCTTCGCAGATGCCGGAGAGTGCCCGAATCGACCGGGTGGAGGAACCCTACATCGAGGTAGAGATCATCACCCCGACCGAATATCTCAGCGCCATCATTGAATTGTGCAAGAAGAAGCGCGGCGTGCATGTTCGCGTCGATTACCTTGACGCCAAGCGCTGTCTTGCTGTCTACCAGATGCCCTTGGCGGAGATCGTGCTGGACTTTTACGACAAGCTGAAGACGTTCAGCCGGGGATACGCCTCCCTCGAGTACCACATGATCGGCTACCGGGAAGGCGACTTGGTGAAGCTCGATATTCTGCTGAACGGTGAGCCGGTTGACGCGTTGTCGACGGTGGTGCACCGGGGTTCCGCGGAATGGATTGGCCGCACGCTGGCCTCGAAGCTTCGCAAACTCATTCCGCGGCAGCAATTCGAGGTGGCAATCCAGGCGGCTATCGGAAACCGCATTCTGGTGCGCGAAACGGTGAAGCCGTTGCGGAAGAACGTGACGGCAAAATGCTATGGTGGCGACATCACACGCAAACGCAAGCTGTTGGAAAAGCAGAAGGAAGGAAAGCGCCGGATGAAACGGGTGGGCTCGGTCGAGGTTCCGCAGGAGGCCTTTATGGCGTTGCTGCAGGTAGGCGACGAAGGGCGGTAA
- the lepB gene encoding signal peptidase I, with translation MTGSTGSGSTSGTARGVLGGLKNAITIVTGPWTWENGRAWLTVIGLVLVVRWLWFEPFSIPSGSMEPTLHGDERFFRGDRVAVNKFAYGPRVPFTNIRLLDLGDPQRWDIVVFHTPEKDAKHKVLIKRVAGLPGERVHISNGLLHVNGVPVPFPPGMPDGMEYTNELEELERGERRYVAGERMQYGVLPQDKYQVVPEGHYFLLGDNSARSRDGRYFGWVPEQNIVGRAFCIWWPWGHRRDLTGFSRTWWGRGILYGVPSFFVLYWLVTGFIVMSLRVRHGRLGGAAARGEHVLVNRLTMGLRMPFTQARVVPGRLPHPGELIAYAAEREGQAHPQVFLGRVVGMPGQKVSKSGGLCRIDGRDVGVMPDKAAPKGDRVPEGGVIVVWDAPDAEGEAAPMEWVPREDIIGNVFSVWWPLHRARAIRVTPAPSKGLG, from the coding sequence ATGACAGGTTCCACTGGCAGCGGAAGCACATCGGGCACAGCACGGGGCGTTCTGGGCGGGTTGAAGAATGCGATTACTATCGTGACAGGCCCGTGGACGTGGGAGAACGGGAGGGCATGGCTAACGGTCATCGGGCTTGTTCTTGTTGTCCGCTGGCTATGGTTCGAGCCTTTCAGCATTCCTTCGGGCTCGATGGAGCCGACGCTTCACGGCGATGAACGGTTCTTCCGGGGGGACCGGGTGGCGGTGAACAAGTTTGCATACGGTCCGCGCGTACCGTTCACTAACATTCGCCTGCTCGACCTCGGCGACCCGCAACGTTGGGACATCGTGGTGTTCCATACTCCCGAGAAGGACGCGAAACACAAAGTGCTTATCAAACGCGTGGCGGGCCTTCCCGGCGAACGCGTGCACATCTCGAACGGTCTCCTGCATGTGAATGGCGTTCCCGTGCCGTTTCCTCCGGGCATGCCGGACGGGATGGAGTACACCAACGAGCTTGAGGAGTTAGAGCGCGGAGAACGCAGGTATGTTGCCGGGGAACGCATGCAGTATGGAGTGCTGCCGCAAGACAAGTACCAGGTCGTGCCGGAAGGGCACTACTTCCTGCTTGGCGACAACAGCGCACGGAGCCGCGACGGGCGCTATTTCGGGTGGGTCCCGGAACAGAATATCGTCGGTCGTGCGTTCTGTATCTGGTGGCCATGGGGTCACCGGCGTGATCTTACGGGCTTTTCGCGAACGTGGTGGGGGCGCGGCATTCTTTACGGTGTGCCTTCGTTTTTCGTGCTCTACTGGCTCGTGACAGGCTTCATTGTGATGTCGCTGCGGGTTCGTCATGGCCGCCTTGGCGGGGCCGCGGCACGAGGCGAGCACGTTCTGGTGAATCGGTTGACGATGGGACTGCGGATGCCGTTTACGCAGGCGCGGGTCGTGCCCGGGCGCTTGCCGCATCCCGGTGAGTTAATCGCGTATGCGGCTGAGCGGGAGGGACAGGCCCATCCGCAAGTCTTCCTGGGACGCGTGGTGGGCATGCCGGGTCAGAAGGTTTCAAAGAGCGGGGGACTGTGCCGTATTGACGGGCGAGACGTTGGAGTGATGCCGGACAAGGCGGCGCCGAAAGGCGACCGCGTTCCAGAAGGCGGGGTAATTGTTGTTTGGGATGCACCCGACGCCGAGGGAGAGGCGGCGCCGATGGAATGGGTGCCGCGCGAGGATATCATTGGAAACGTGTTCTCTGTATGGTGGCCATTGCATCGGGCCCGCGCCATCCGTGTGACGCCGGCGCCGTCGAAAGGGCTCGGCTGA
- the lepB gene encoding signal peptidase I, whose protein sequence is MARNKGGTGPRGRPGKPSRGTQAAEAGFGALVLGALAWLTGGFTRENALEWGKTILIAGSLALAIRWSLAEPFRIPSGSMEPTLHGHPNFLLGDRVFVNKWRYGLRYPFMKKRIYYGDAPKRWDIVVFKTVEEDATKKTLVKRIAALPGEHVHIQGGNLYVNGEPVPFPPGMPADMYYTNELEMGIPEMGHREHMKYGILPEEEYSVVPEGHYLLLGDNSLQSRDGRYWGWVPNENLLGPATCIWWPPHRLRDFTGFTKTWWWRSLLFVLSVLVILRLFFGRSWHVRSDAAKSVLRKGDHVYIDRLAFGFPVPFTRRRLTAGRMPRRGEIVLFRNAGDGQSEMLLGWVAGLPGERVFLEDGVLKINDAPVSEPEALARLRFDAAAEPAPYGRSRSKTYSVVPDGHCFVIGEAGNEAADSRTLGWIAREDFVGTVSGVWWPLTRWRRIRP, encoded by the coding sequence ATGGCGCGCAACAAGGGTGGTACGGGGCCGAGGGGCAGGCCAGGAAAGCCCTCGCGGGGGACGCAAGCCGCGGAGGCGGGCTTCGGCGCCTTGGTGCTGGGCGCCCTCGCTTGGCTGACAGGGGGATTCACCCGCGAAAACGCGCTCGAATGGGGGAAGACCATCCTTATCGCGGGTTCGTTGGCGCTGGCCATACGCTGGTCGCTCGCGGAGCCGTTTCGCATACCCTCGGGGTCGATGGAGCCGACGTTGCACGGGCACCCCAATTTCTTGCTTGGGGACCGGGTGTTCGTCAATAAGTGGCGTTACGGTCTCCGTTATCCGTTCATGAAGAAACGCATTTATTACGGAGACGCGCCCAAACGGTGGGACATCGTGGTCTTCAAGACGGTGGAAGAAGACGCCACGAAGAAGACGCTTGTGAAACGGATAGCGGCGTTGCCGGGCGAGCATGTTCATATCCAGGGAGGGAATCTCTACGTGAACGGTGAGCCGGTGCCGTTCCCGCCCGGCATGCCGGCTGACATGTATTACACGAACGAACTGGAGATGGGCATCCCGGAAATGGGCCACCGCGAGCACATGAAATATGGGATATTGCCCGAGGAAGAGTATTCCGTTGTTCCGGAAGGACATTACCTGCTGCTTGGCGATAACAGTCTCCAGAGCCGCGACGGCCGCTATTGGGGGTGGGTGCCGAATGAGAACCTGCTCGGCCCGGCGACATGCATTTGGTGGCCGCCCCACCGCCTGCGCGACTTCACGGGTTTCACGAAGACGTGGTGGTGGCGGAGCCTCTTGTTCGTATTGTCGGTTCTGGTGATTCTGCGGCTCTTTTTCGGCCGGAGCTGGCACGTGCGGTCGGATGCGGCCAAAAGCGTATTGCGCAAAGGGGATCATGTCTATATTGACCGGCTCGCGTTCGGGTTTCCGGTCCCGTTCACGCGGCGGCGTCTTACGGCGGGCCGGATGCCGCGGCGCGGCGAAATAGTGCTCTTCAGGAATGCCGGAGACGGCCAGTCTGAGATGTTGTTGGGGTGGGTCGCGGGTTTGCCGGGCGAGCGGGTCTTCCTCGAGGACGGTGTGCTGAAAATCAACGATGCGCCGGTTTCTGAGCCGGAGGCGCTGGCGAGGCTGCGGTTCGATGCGGCGGCCGAGCCCGCCCCGTATGGCCGGTCGCGGAGCAAGACGTACTCGGTCGTGCCGGACGGCCACTGTTTTGTGATCGGTGAAGCCGGCAATGAAGCGGCCGACAGCCGCACCCTGGGATGGATCGCGCGCGAGGACTTTGTGGGGACGGTGTCCGGAGTGTGGTGGCCTCTGACGCGTTGGCGGCGCATTCGGCCATGA
- a CDS encoding NUDIX hydrolase: MEQWTESKRIYQGRIFNVRAGAARLADGAIAPREVVEHPGGVGIVPFLGDRVALIRQYRIAVDDTVLEIPAGKLEPGEDPVARAHKELTEETGYTAGRLVPVGAIYASVGYTSEKIHLFLAFDLEHVGQKLEFDERIELAEFAVEELRQQLRNHTIEDAKTAIALQRLFDYMDGGAAG, translated from the coding sequence ATGGAACAGTGGACTGAGTCGAAGCGTATCTACCAAGGGCGGATATTCAACGTGCGTGCGGGCGCGGCGCGGCTTGCCGACGGCGCCATTGCGCCGCGGGAGGTGGTCGAGCATCCTGGCGGGGTTGGAATAGTCCCTTTCCTGGGCGATCGTGTCGCGTTGATCCGGCAATACCGCATCGCCGTTGACGACACGGTGCTCGAGATACCAGCAGGCAAGCTGGAGCCTGGGGAAGACCCTGTCGCGAGGGCGCACAAGGAGTTGACCGAGGAGACCGGCTACACGGCGGGGCGTTTGGTGCCCGTAGGCGCGATCTACGCTTCGGTAGGATACACCAGCGAGAAGATTCATCTCTTCCTGGCGTTTGACCTCGAGCATGTGGGGCAGAAGCTGGAATTCGATGAACGTATCGAACTGGCGGAGTTTGCGGTCGAGGAGCTCCGGCAGCAGTTGCGGAACCATACGATCGAGGATGCCAAGACCGCCATCGCCCTCCAACGTCTTTTCGACTACATGGATGGAGGCGCGGCGGGCTAA